From a single Solanum dulcamara chromosome 4, daSolDulc1.2, whole genome shotgun sequence genomic region:
- the LOC129885406 gene encoding squalene synthase, which translates to MGTLRAILKNPDDLYPLIKLKLASRHAEKQIPPEPHWGFCYLMLQKVSRSFALVIQQLPVELRDAVCIFYLVLRALDTVEDDTSIPTDVKVPILISFHQHVYDREWHFACGTKEYKVLMDQFHHVSTAFLELGKLYQQAIEDITMRMGAGMAKFICKEVETIDDYDEYCHYVAGLVGLGLSKLFHASGKEDLASDSLSNSMGLFLQKTNIIRDYLEDINEVPKCRMFWPREIWSKYVNKLEDLKYEENSVKAVQCLNDMVTNALSHVEDCLTYMFNLRDPAIFRFCAIPQVMAIGTLAICYDNIELFRGVVKMRRGLTAKVIDQTRTMADVYGAFFDFSCMLKSKVNNNDPNATKTLKRLEAILKTCRDSGTLNKRKSYVIRSEPNYSPVLIVVIFIILAIILARLSGNRS; encoded by the exons ATGGGGACATTGAGGGCGATTCTGAAGAATCCAGATGATTTGTATCCATTGATAAAGCTGAAACTAGCATCTAGACATGCGGAAAAGCAGATCCCGCCGGAGCCACATTGGGGCTTCTGTTACTTAATGCTTCAAAAGGTCTCTCGTAGTTTTGCTCTCGTTATTCAACAGCTTCCTGTTGAGCTTCGTGATGCT GTATGCATATTCTATTTGGTCCTTCGAGCACTTGACACTGTTG AGGATGATACCAGCATCCCCACCGATGTTAAAGTACCTATTCTGATCTCTTTTCATCAGCATGTTTATGATCGCGAATGGCACTTTGCAT GTGGTACAAAGGAGTACAAGGTTCTCATGGACCAGTTCCATCACGTTTCGACTGCTTTTCTGGAACTTGGTAAACT TTATCAGCAGGCAATTGAGGATATTACCATGAGGATGGGTGCAGGAATGGCAAAATTTATATGCAAGGAG GTGGAAACAATCGATGATTATGATGAATATTGTCACTATGTAGCTGGACTTGTTGGGCTAGGATTATCAAAACTGTTCCATGCCTCTGGGAAAGAAGATCTGGCTTCAGATTCTCTCTCCAACTCCATGGGTTTATTTCTTCAG AAAACAAACATTATCAGAGATTATTTGGAAGACATAAATGAAGTACCCAAGTGTCGTATGTTCTGGCCCCGTGAGATTTGGAGTAAATATGTTAACAAGCTTGAG GACTTAAAGTACGAGGAGAACTCGGTCAAGGCAGTGCAATGTCTCAATGACATGGTCACCAATGCTTTGTCACATGTAGAAGATTGTTTGACTTACATGTTCAATTTGCGTGATCCTGCCATCTTTCGATTCTGTGCTATTCCACAG GTCATGGCAATTGGGACATTGGCAATATGCTACGACAACATTGAACTCTTCAGAGGAGTGGTAAAAATGAGGCGTG GTCTGACTGCTAAGGTCATTGACCAGACCAGGACTATGGCAGATGTATATGGtgctttttttgacttttcttgtATGCTGAAATCCAAG GTTAATAATAATGATCCAAATGCAACAAAAACTTTGAAGAGGCTTGAAGCCATCCTGAAAACTTGCAGAGACTCAGGAACCTTGAACAAAAG GAAATCTTACGTAATCAGGAGCGAGCCTAATTACAGTCCAGTCCTG ATTGTTGTCATCTTCATCATACTGGCTATTATTCTTGCACGCCTATCTGGAAACCGATCTTAG